Below is a window of Ananas comosus cultivar F153 linkage group 9, ASM154086v1, whole genome shotgun sequence DNA.
AGGTTTTTTGTCTTATTGAACTTGGATTTGTTTATTATTCGGCTAATTTTGTAGCtacatttttgcattattttgtTTAACTTTTTCGTTTTTGGATAAAACTGTTTGCTTTGGTGATGTTGGTTGTAAAATGAATGCGATTGAGCTCTTCTATCATACAATTGTTTGGTGCTCAAATGGAtttcattaaataaaattttgaaacaaagGAATCTATATAGAAAGGAGGAAAAGTTAGGTACTTTGTGGAATCATTCCATTAGCTTGAAGCAATCATCAACAAGAAGTTTGGAAAATCcctcaaaaagaaaattaagcagCATAATGACTATATCAATTGCAACTTTGGCCAACGGCGTCTTGTTCCTGTTGATTCGATCGGCGGTATTTGTTTGATGCCCAACATAGTAGTATCTTGGGCACATTTTGACTAATATATTGTGCTATATTCAGTAAAGTTTGAAGCTTTTTGGGGTGAAATCATACATagtttatctgaactatagctTACTttgaaatgaaattaaaatttttttattttaatataccTAAAGTTGTATTAGGATGTTTTGCCAAGTAGCGAAATATTCTTTTTAGTTGCAAATTGTAAGTACCATTAACTTTAGTAGTTATGACGCCCATGTCAAAATGTTCTATAGTTCAGGCAACGCCCGATCATTTCTACCTGTTTCTTAACATTCCGTATTtgcaggagaaaaaaaaaattgtagtcaTTTGTGTTTTGCTTGACCGCAGGGGTAGCTAATTGTTATGTGTTCAAAAGCCGGTTGCAAGAGTACGCGCAGAAAGCCACTCTTCCCACTCCCGAATATCAAACAATAAAAGAAGGCCCTTCACACGAGCCCGTGTTCAAGTCCACGGTGATCGTCAACAATGTCAGATACGATTCTCTACCTGGATTCTACAACCGTAAGGCGGCGGAACAGTCGGCTGCTGAGATTGCACTCAAGGAGATACATAAGTCCGGCCAGATGACTGAATGTATCCCTACAGTTGTAAGTTGCTCGCACCAAATTTCTCACTATTGAAAAATTTCCGAGCtgtctatatatgtatatatcccTGTAAAATCTGAAACTCCAATATCCACTCGTGGAGAAAACTTTCATGTCAATGAGTAACAGTAAGGATTCTGACATGGTGTCACTTTTCAAACGGTAGGCTAATGAAAGGACTTAAACTGTTAAATGGACATCCCTAACCTCAGCTGGACACAATTGTTAAAATCGAAAGGGTGTCAAAGTTCAAGGGCTAGCTTTGTCATCCTAATTTGAAAAAAGAGTTGATAGGTATTGAATCCCATCTATCTGCTTATCTTTCAGAATGCTTGCAGATTTTCCCTCAACTATCATCGGCATTTGAATCTGTGCTACTAATTTTTTGTGCTAATAGGTCTTTGACTTCTTAGGACTCTCAACTTTCTCGGAAAAGGAGGCTAAAAGTGCAAAATAAGTTCCTTGAGATATACATCAATTTGCACTTTGCTTTCCTCAATAGTCGAAACTTGCTTATAACCTTCTATTTTTTGAAACATTAGCACGTTATTGCAGAATTTTCAAATAACTTTGGGGTTATCCCGTGATCTGTATGTTCAATATTGAGGGGGGTGGGATTAAAGCATAAATCACAGTACTTCCAGGTGGAGATGGGGCAGGTTTCTGCATTTTTTTTCACCCTAAAAGAACTACTCTCTGATTTTCTAGCATCTTAATGTTTCAATATGCAGCATGCATCCGGCCTGTGCAAGAATATGCTCCAGGAGTATGCACAGAAAATGAATTATGCAATCCCATCTTACATATGCACCAAACAAGCCTCGGGGCCAACTCTGTTCACATGTACAGTTGAGATCGGTGGGATACAATATATAGGGGCTGccgcaaaaacgaaaaaagaagcAGAAATAAAAGCTGCACGAACAGCTCTTCTAGCTATTCAGAGTAAGCTAACATTAATATCTTATTTCTTGAAATGATGTTTACAAATTTAGCTTTTGAATTGAATTCAGTAAGATCGAAGCATTTAGTGTTCAGCAAAAATTTGCTGGTCCTACAAAATTCAGTAGTTGTCTGTTTAATAGAAGATCAATATATACTAAGAAAGACTGAAAGAGTATGAAATCCgtgtattattgttttatctcCTCATTTTTCTCAgcaacaaataagaaaagaataGTGAAAATGTCATCTGATAATCAATAATCCATGTTGGATATGCACTTTGTTACCTTTATAATACTCTTAACTCGGTTAAcattgtttatatattattcacATGTTATGTTTGTTTAACATTCGCGCACTTGCAAATAATTTGAAATGCTCTTTCGTGGAAATTTTCATGAATGTTTCATGGATAGATATCTGAAGAAACAGCTGTACAGATAATTGGAGAGTCcaatattttctttacttttgagCATGCTCTGATCTTTCCTTCTCTGCGAGAAATCATTGCCTGGATCTGGTCTTCCACGCCTGCCATGAATCATTTAGTTGATCCGTCTTCCGTTTTATCCCCACTTTGAACTTAGAATACTGCTTACCTAGAGAACTGCAGCCATTTCTAGATTGgcaaattattttctttaaaaatgatCGGGGACCTCCAAAAAGTGGAGATGGTACGTTGGACGGATCACTAGCCGTTACATGGATGACGTGGCGGATCAGgtccaggcaataatttcttttcCTCCGCAGGTCAGTCTTCCAAGGGCGTTAATGGCGCCTCACAATACACCGTACTACCCGGCAAAAAGAAGGGCAAGGAGCCCGAGATAAAGGCTGAAGCCCCCCCGAAACAACTTAAACCCAAGAAGTCCAATTTCAAGAAAAAATGGAAGAAAAGGAGATTTCCTCGAAATAACGTGAAAACGGAGAAGGATGAACCTGGAACTGGTAAGATGGAAGATTCAGCAGCAGACGTTCTGCCCCCTAACGTTCCTGTATTACAATCTGAAGGCCAAAATCATCAATGTGCAGTTGAGACAGTCCCGGGCACAAATGGGTTCTTTCATGAAGCAGCGGCGGTGggatcaaattttaattatattgggCAAGATAATAATGGCGTCGATTGTTCGATTAGGGCTGATGATCTTAGAATGGAAA
It encodes the following:
- the LOC109715657 gene encoding double-stranded RNA-binding protein 8-like; translated protein: MAQNPSLPPINSARGLSAQIPNGTRAAAPSTGVANCYVFKSRLQEYAQKATLPTPEYQTIKEGPSHEPVFKSTVIVNNVRYDSLPGFYNRKAAEQSAAEIALKEIHKSGQMTECIPTVHASGLCKNMLQEYAQKMNYAIPSYICTKQASGPTLFTCTVEIGGIQYIGAAAKTKKEAEIKAARTALLAIQSQSSKGVNGASQYTVLPGKKKGKEPEIKAEAPPKQLKPKKSNFKKKWKKRRFPRNNVKTEKDEPGTGKMEDSAADVLPPNVPVLQSEGQNHQCAVETVPGTNGFFHEAAAVGSNFNYIGQDNNGVDCSIRADDLRMESQ